From one Amia ocellicauda isolate fAmiCal2 chromosome 17, fAmiCal2.hap1, whole genome shotgun sequence genomic stretch:
- the LOC136712281 gene encoding trinucleotide repeat-containing gene 6A protein isoform X7 has product MRELEAIATKEAEEKQNRDIVQEREEQLMEERKKRKDDKKKKEAGLKKATEQKNKVPEHIKSSLSQPQPANPNSGTSTVTSTVSNAKRAPASSQPQAPPRYPPREVPPRFRQHEQKQLLKRGQPLPVLAANLGTRAQPTNGQLGGALPVSEGPLQNGTKTQHPDLNHTGLGSHYENSHWGSGSPGSDLNTNWDKVIVDGCDKEAWPSITGSDPELASECMDADSASSSGSEKNLSIMASGNIGGDSDGNRHGNGHGSHFMVANGGNNVGNGSIKGPWGTPHGSMLSTCQGPGENPNGKLTESSHGKLNAWGTLGSSTNGGINPSTLNPNANHGAWPVLENSGQNPHGPVGNGNGGTNIQRSTIGQSPSSQSFNSKMGISAHTSWGSLQDNNSESEVNGTSKVSLSEQPQNLNTEMNGPNNTTNMMTSSLPNSTGSMQMNELPTGHRAWRVGSGSSPQLQASSVSNGTSISQKSNSDGMNGGSYGTAWGAPTGTNYSGDKCPVPKGQAVGDTVNATLMQSGMNGSTAAASFKNNNNGVGNRGGGWDSGAAWGAGNGVTPTRIPRPWGSASSSSSSSSSSSSSNTGTKVSNGEWNNLPSNNQHSNDGAHGSSKGTTGWKSLEDDALGVGGCVGQVSQTGEQGSMWAKSAGSEGSGESTGSRSDRMSGDGSRTRDRRKANPQGLVQTVLSRNDLDPRVLSNTGWGQTPVRQNTAWDTEAALAADKKTDNGTEAWGGGGSVSQASNSGGWGDRPSTNSSDTSSVSEWADRKPASGWGDTKGSSSQGGWEESSAATGVGKSNQSWGNSKEDKSSTWNDAQKVKQGWMEGQKPNQGWGAPARGEGWGSEAQRGNHWGEAPKPVSGGWESDGDRSGSGWSEPARSGNNNTWKGNGGGNTPNTSGPTGWGELSKANNQSQGWGEPPKPSHPNSGWGDSAKPHNSPDWIKPQDPAPAPNSSSWGGAAPQSGPPAPNKSSGWLGGPIPAAPKEEESTGWEEPSPESIRRKMEIDDGTAAWGDPNKYNYNNVNMWNKNSVSEPEAQAPPPPPQQQQQQQQPPPSQPPPSAIPSKDKTGSSGWGEPYAPPPPKVESSWGESSAPPVAVDNGTSAWGKPMDTGTSWEEPGGESAGTGSWSGATVGQQPQHKPGPKPMQDSWCGEEISMSGTGQPSWEEEDVEIGMWKNNPPQEMSPSGNWPSYMKKMPPKGNVKGGSSKQDDAWMNQFVKQFNNNIGFSRESSEEALKSNKMEMPTGMMADKRMDVDKHGLNMGEYNGVIGKSPGSRHHISKESSMERSPYYDKNVNPNMYSGSNAAAQVRSTQQPPAQPLNSSQPNLRAQVPPPLLSPQVPPSLLKYPPNNGGLNPLFGPQQVAMLNQLSQLNQLTQLSHISQLQRLLIQQQKVQNQRNMPLGRQQQEQQGRPLSQSHQMMQPPRHLDPSLMKQQPSPQPPSLHQPGLKSYLENFMPPNAPDLQKEQSALSSFSNFPLGLNSNLNVNNLDIGSISFKEPQSRLKKWTALDISVNSPLDQNSSKPGAISSGLRLDDSPFGPFDYMNTSSSPVSPPGSVGDGWPNRAKSPHGSSNVNWPPEFRPGEPWKGYPNIDPETDPYVTPGSVINNLSINTVRDVDHLRDRNNGSTSSLNTTLPSTSAWSSICASNYSGSLSSTAQSTSARNSDSKSTWTPGAVTNTSLAHELWKVPLPPKGITAPSRPPPGLTGQKPPSSWDNSSLRLGGGWGGSDSRYTPGSSWGDNSSGRTTNWLVLKNLTPQIDGSTLRTLCMQHGPLITFHLNLPHGNAVVCYSSKEEAAKAQKSLHMCVLGNTTILAEFASEEEISRFFAQGQSMTASPSWQALGASRNRIGSMESSHPFSNRNDPNHWNGAGLSGAGSGDLHGTSLWGAPNYSTSLWGNPSGSEGRGMSSPSSFLPVDHLAGGGDSM; this is encoded by the exons ATGAG AGAATTGGAAGCTATAGCCACCAAAGAAGCTGAGGAGAAGCAAAACAG GGATATAGTGCAAGAAAGAGAAGAACAGTTGATGGAAGAaaggaaaaagagaaaagacGACAAGAAAAAGAAGGAAGCTGGTTTAAAGAAG gccactgaacaaaaaaacaaag TGCCAGAACATATCAAGTCCAGTTTAAGCCAGCCTCAGCCTGCCAACCCGAACAGCGGAACCTCCACTGTAACCAGCACTGTCAGCAATGCCAAGCGGGCCCCAGCCAGCAGCCAGCCGCAAGCCCCACCTCGATACCCGCCCCGAGAAGTTCCACCGCGTTTCCGCCAACACGAGCAGAAGCAGCTGCTGAAGCGCGGTCAGCCTCTCCCGGTCCTTGCTGCCAACCTGGGGACCCGAGCACAGCCCACTAACGGTCAGTTAGGGGGCGCTCTGCCAGTCAGCGAGGGACCGCTGCAGAACGGCACCAAGACCCAACACCCAG ATTTGAATCACACTGGTCTGGGATCTCATTATGAAAATTCCCACTGGGGTTCTGGATCACCTGGCAGCGACTTGAACACCAACTGGGACAAAGTTATCGTAGACGGCTGTGACAAGGAAGCCTGGCCTTCTATCACTGGTAGTGACCCAGAGTTAGCCTCAGAATGTATGGATGCTGACTCTGCCTCAAGCTCTGGGTCGGAGAAAAACCTTAGTATAATGGCTTCTGGGAACATTGGTGGCGACAGCGATGGCAATAGACACGGCAATGGACATGGTTCTCATTTTATGGTTGCGAACGGCGGCAATAATGTGGGCAATGGGAGTATTAAGGGTCCGTGGGGCACACCCCATGGCTCGATGCTAAGCACATGTCAAGGCCCTGGGGAGAATCCCAACGGCAAGCTAACAGAAAGTAGCCATGGTAAATTAAATGCATGGGGTACCCTAGGTTCCTCAACCAATGGAGGTATAAATCCAAGCACTTTGAACCCAAATGCCAACCATGGTGCCTGGCCTGTTTTGGAAAACAGTGGGCAAAATCCACATGGGCCGGTGGGGAATGGGAATGGTGGCACCAATATTCAACGTAGCACCATAGGTCAATCGCCCAGCAGTCAGAGTTTTAACTCTAAGATGGGCATCTCAGCCCACACTTCCTGGGGGAGCCTCCAGGACAACAACTCTGAATCTGAAGTCAATGGTACAAGTAAGGTTTCGTTAAGCGAGCAACCTCAAAACCTTAACACTGAAATGAATGGACCAAATAACACTACTAACATGATGACCTCTAGTTTACCAAACTCTACTGGTTCAATGCAGATGAACGAACTGCCCACGGGGCATCGAGCCTGGCGTGTGGGCTCAGGGAGCTCTCCGCAGCTCCAGGCCTCTTCAGTTTCTAATGGCACTTCCATTTCTCAGAAGAGCAACAGCGATGGAATGAACGGCGGGTCTTATGGCACGGCATGGGGAGCTCCCACAGGCACTAACTACTCTGGAGACAAATGCCCAGTCCCTAAAGGCCAAGCTGTGGGCGACACTGTGAATGCAACTCTAATGCAGTCTGGGATGAATGGATCCACTGCTGCTGCTTcttttaagaataataataacggGGTCGGGAATCGTGGAGGAGGATGGGACTCTGGGGCAGCCTGGGGAGCAGGCAATGGTGTCACCCCCACGAGGATCCCTCGCCCCTGGGGAAGTGCCTCATCTTCCTCgtcttcctcttcctcatccTCTTCTTCAAACACTGGCACTAAGGTCTCCAATGGGGAGTGGAACAATCTGCCCAGCAACAATCAGCATTCCAACGACGGCGCTCATGGGAGCAGCAAGGGAACGACCGGATGGAAGTCCCTGGAGGACGACGCTCTGGGGGTTGGGGGCTGTGTTGGGCAGGTGTCCCAGACAGGCGAGCAGGGAAGCATGTGGGCCAAATCGGCGGGCAGCGAGGGCAGTGGCGAGAGCACAGGCAGCCGCAGTGACAGAATGAGTGGAGATGGGTCCCGTACCCGTGACCGGAGAAAGGCGAACCCCCAGGGCCTGGTCCAGACAGTGCTGTCCAGGAATGACCTGGATCCCCGCGTCCTGTCCAACACTGGCTGGGGCCAAACCCCAGTCAGACAGAACACCGCCTGGGACACGGAGGCCGCCTTAGCCGCTGACAAAAAAACTGACAATGGGACAGAGGCCTGGGGTGGGGGTGGCTCAGTCTCCCAGGCATCTAACTCAGGGGGATGGGGGGACAGGCCCAGCACCAACAGCAGTGATACCTCATCAGTATCTGAGTGGGCCGACAGAAAGCCTGCCTctgggtggggagacaccaaaGGCTCTAGCAGCCAGGGTGGATGGGAGGAGAGTTCTGCTGCTACAGGAGTGGGCAAGAGCAATCAGTCATGGGGGAATAGCAAGGAAGACAAGTCTTCTACATGGAATGATGCACAAAAGGTCAAACAGGGATGGATGGAAGGACAGAAGCCCAACCAAGGCTGGGGGGCACCTGCCAGAGGTGAGGGATGGGGAAGTGAGGCCCAACGGGGGAACCACTGGGGGGAGGCTCCCAAGCCAGTCTCAGGTGGCTGGGAAAGTGACGGTGACCGCTCTGGGTCTGGCTGGAGTGAGCCGGCTCGGTCCGGTAACAATAATACCTGGAAGGGAAACGGAGGCGGGAACACTCCCAACACTAGTGGCCCCACTGGCTGGGGGGAGCTCAGCAAGGCCAACAATCAGAGCCAGGGCTGGGGAGAGCCTCCTAAACCCAGCCACCCCAACTCGGGCTGGGGCGACAGCGCCAAGCCCCATAACTCCCCAGACTGGATCAAACCCCAGGACCCTGCCCCAGCCCCAAACTCCTCTTCCTGGGGTGGGGCTGCCCCTCAGTCTGGGCCCCCTGCCCCAAACAAGTCATCAGGCTGGCTAGGGGGCCCCATCCCTGCCGCTCCCAAAGAAGAGGAGTCAACGGGCTGGGAGGAGCCTTCCCCTGAGTCCATCAGGCGCAAGATGGAGATTGACGATGGCACCGCCGCCTGGGGGGACCCCAACAAGTACAACTACAATAACGTGAACATGTGGAACAAGAACAGCGTGTCTGAGCCGGAAGCACAGGCACCCCCGCCGCcgccacagcagcagcagcagcagcagcagccaccACCATCCCAGCCGCCCCCAAGTGCCATACCCAGCAAGGACAAGACCGGCAGCTCGG GATGGGGGGAACCATACGCACCGCCACCGCCTAAAGTGGAGTCCTCGTGGGGGGAGTCCTCTGCCCCTCCTGTGGCTGTGGACAATGGCACGTCAGCCTGGGGCAAGCCCATGGATACAGGTACGAGCTGGGAGGAGCCGGGTGGGGAGAGCGCAGGTACAGGCAGCTGGAGCGGCGCCACGGTGGGACAGCAGCCACAACACAAACCCG GACCCAAACCTATGCAAGACAGCTGGTGTGGCGAAGAGATAAGCATGTCTGGGACAGGGCAGCCAAgctgggaggaggaggatgtgGAGATCGGGATGTGGAAGAACAACCCACCCCAGGAGATGAGCCCATCTGGGAACTGGCCTTCATACATGAAGAAGATGCCTCCAAAG gGCAATGTTAAAGGAGGTAGTAGCAAGCAGGATGATGCGTGGATGAATCAATTTGTGaagcaatttaacaacaatatTGGTTTCTCT agGGAATCTTCTGAAGAAGCCCTGAAGAGCAATAAGATGGAAATGCCTACAG GGATGATGGCCGATAAACGCATGGACGTGGACAAGCACGGCCTGAATATGGGAGAGTACAACGGTGTGATCGGCAAGAGCCCCGGGTCACGCCACCACATTTCCAAAGAGTCTTCCATGGAGCGCAGTCCCTATTACGATAAG AATGTCAATCCCAACATGTACAGTGGCAGTAATGCAGCAGCACAAGTCAGGAGCACACAGCAGCCTCCAGCACAACCTCTGAACTCATCTCAGCCTAATCTCCGCGCTCAAGTGCCTCCTCCATTGCTTTCCCCTCAG gttccGCCATCATTGTTAAAGTACCCTCCAAACAACGGAGGTCTGAATCCTCTGTTTGGGCCGCAGCAGGTCGCTATGCTAAACCAGCTCTCCCAGTTAAACCAGCTCACCCAGCTTTCCCACATCTCTCAGCTGCAG CGGCTCCTGATCCAGCAGCAGAAGGTACAGAACCAGAGGAACATGCCCCTGGGTCGGCAGCAGCAGGAACAGCAG ggtcgCCCTCTTAGCCAGTCTCACCAGATGATGCAGCCCCCGCGCCACCTGGACCCCTCCCTGATGAAGCAGCAGCCTTCCCCCCAGCCGCCCTCTCTGCACCAGCCCGGCCTCAAGTCCTACCTGGAGAACTTCATGCCCCCGAACGCTCCTGACTTGCAGAAAGAGCAGAGCGCACTCAGTTCGTTCAGTAACTTCCCTCTAG gcTTGAATTCAAACTTGAATGTAAACAACCTGGATATTGGCAGTATTAGTTTTAAAGAGCCACAGTCCCGGCTGAAGAAATGGACTGCCTTGGACATTTCCGTTAACTCCCCATTAGATCAAAACTCCAGCAAACCTG GTGCTATTTCCTCCGGGCTGAGGCTAGATGATTCTCCCTTTGGTCCGTTTGATTACATGAACACCAGTAGCTCTCCTGTCAGTCCTCCTGGATCTGTGGGAGACGGCTGGCCCAACCGTGCCAAATCGCCTCATGGCTCCAGCAATGTCAACTGGCCACCAG AATTTCGCCCTGGTGAGCCTTGGAAAGGATATCCAAACATTGACCCTGAAACTGACCCTTACGTCACTCCCGGCAGTGTGATTAATAATCTCTCCATTAATACTGTCCGGGATGTTGACCACCTCAGGGACAGGAACAATG GGTCAACCTCATCTCTGAACACCACGCTGCCTTCAACTAGTGCCTGGTCATCCATTTGTGCCTCCAACTACAGTGGTTCCCTCAGCAGTACAGCACAAAGCACTTCGG CCAGAAACAGTGACTCCAAATCCACATGGACTCCTGGTGCAGTCACTAACACCTCTCTGGCTCACGAGCTGTGGAAGGTTCCTCTGCCACCGAAAGGCATCACCGCTCCGTCCCGCCCGCCCCCCGGCCTGACTGGCCAGAAGCCCCCATCATCCTGGGATAACAGCTCACTGAGACTAGGGGGGGGCTGGGGTGGCTCTGACTCCAGATACACCCCCG GTTCCAGTTGGGGCGACAACAGCTCAGGGAGAACAACGAATTGGCTTGTTCTCAAAAATCTCACACCTCAG ATCGACGGCTCCACTCTGCGGACTCTCTGCATGCAGCACGGTCCACTGATTACATTCCACCTGAACCTGCCCCACGGCAACGCTGTCGTCTGCTACAGCTCAAAGGAGGAGGCAGCCAAGGCACAAAAATCTCTGCACAT GTGCGTTTTAGGGAACACTACTATTCTTGCTGAGTTTGCTAGTGAAGAGGAAATTAGCCGTTTCTTTGCACAAGGCCAGTCCATGACCGCCTCGCCCAGCTGGCAGGCTCTGGGGGCCTCTCGGAACCGGATCGGCTCCATGGAGAGCTCCCACCCGTTCTCCAACCGCAATGATCCAAATCACTGGAACGGTGCTGGGCTGTCGGGGGCCGGCAGTGGAGACCTCCACGGCACCTCTCTGTGGGGTGCTCCGAATTATTCCACTAGCCTGTGGGGGAACCCCAGTGGCAGCGAGGGCCGGGGCATGAGCAGCCCATCTTCCTTCCTCCCGGTCGACCACTTGGCCGGAGGGGGAGACTCCATGTAA